One region of Eretmochelys imbricata isolate rEreImb1 chromosome 2, rEreImb1.hap1, whole genome shotgun sequence genomic DNA includes:
- the LOC144261309 gene encoding serpin B6-like, whose protein sequence is MDNLSKANTTFALNLFKKLSENTNTQNLFFSPLSISSALSMVFLGAKGTTAAQMAKVLSLDETEDIHDRYQSLISEINKPGTNYLLRIANRLYGEKTFTFLATFIDSCQKFYHAELEQLDFSRAAEDSRKHINAWVEEKTEGKIQNLLAQGIVDSMTRLVLVNAIYFKGNWETQFNKDCTVERQFKINKNETKPVQMMFKKAKFNMSYMADFRTKILDLPYVDNETSMIILLPDEIQDNSTGLEQLERELTYEKLIEWINAEMDYSEVEVFLPRFKLEQAYDLKPVLKSMGMADAFDRKKVDLSGMSASNDLVLSEVVHKSFVEVNEEGTEAAAATAAVINLRCALIVPRFTADHPFLFFIRHNKTGNILFYGRFCSP, encoded by the exons ATGGATAACCTCAGTAAAGCAAACACCACCTTTGCACTCAACCTATTCAAAAAGCTGAGTGAAAATACCAATACACAGAACTTATTCTTTTCTCCTTTGAGTATCTCCTCTGCTTTGTCCATGGTTTTCTTGGGTGCAAAAGGTACCACTGCAGCCCAGATGGCAAAG GTGCTTTCTCTGGACGAAACTGAAGACATTCACGATAGATACCAGTCCCTTATTTCTGAAATTAACAAGCCAGGCACTAATTATTTGCTTAGGATTGCCAACCGGCTCTATGGGGAAAAGACGTTTACATTTCTTGCA ACATTTATAGATTCCTGCCAGAAATTCTACCATGCAGAGCTAGAACAACTTGACTTCTCTAGAGCTGCAGAAGATTCCAGAAAACATATAAATGCCTGGGTAGAAGAAAAAACTGAAG GTAAAATCCAGAATCTGTTGGCTCAGGGCATTGTTGATTCAATGACCAGACTGGTCTTGGTGAATGCCATCTACTTCAAAGGCAACTGGGAAACCCAATTCAACAAGGATTGCACAGTGGAAAGGCAGTTTAAAATTAACAAG aatgagACCAAACCAGTGCAGATGATGTTCAAGAAAGCTAAATTTAACATGAGCTACATGGCAGACTTTCGGACCAAAATCCTTGACCTCCCTTATGTTGATAACGAGACTAGTATGATCATCCTACTTCCTGATGAAATCCAAGATAATTCCACTGGCCTGGAACAG CTGGAAAGAGAACTTACCTATGAGAAACTTATAGAGTGGATAAATGCAGAAATGGACTATAGTGAAGTGGAGGTATTTTTACCCAGATTTAAGCTGGAGCAAGCTTATGATCTGAAGCCTGTTCTGAAGAGCATGGGAATGGCTGATGCATTTGACAGAAAGAAGGTGGATTTATCTGGAATGTCAGCAAGCAATGACCTAGTTCTGTCTGAGGTTGTTCACAAGTCCTTTGTGGAGGTAAATGAAGAAGGCACTGAGGCAGCAGCTGCTACTGCAGCAGTGATCAATTTGCGATGTGCACTGATTGTACCACGGTTCACTGCTGACCATCCTTTCCTCTTCTTTATCCGGCACAACAAAACTGGCAACATTCTGTTCTATGGCAGATTTTGTTCcccctaa